The following proteins come from a genomic window of Ilumatobacter coccineus YM16-304:
- a CDS encoding 3-hydroxyacyl-CoA dehydrogenase family protein: MSATVNIPSGTINSVGILGSGIMGAGLVEVAARSGRTVTLRSRTQEGADAAIAKLTKGLERQVEKGRLEADERDAILGRITATDDMNDLADCDLILESVVEDLDIKKDLFRSLDQIAKPGALLATNTSTLPIVELAMVTDRPEAVCGIHFFNPAPMMKLVEVIRPITAADDTVKAALVFAESCGKDAVEVVDRAGFIVNALLFPYLNNAVKMWEQGTASIEAIDLAMQGGCNFPMGPFALLDLVGLDTSVSILEALYDEFRDPNFAPATTMKRMVVAGHLGRKTGRGFRTY; encoded by the coding sequence ATGAGCGCGACAGTGAACATCCCGTCTGGCACGATCAACTCGGTCGGCATCCTCGGCTCCGGCATCATGGGCGCCGGCCTCGTCGAGGTCGCAGCCCGCTCCGGACGAACGGTCACACTGCGATCGCGCACGCAGGAAGGCGCCGATGCAGCGATCGCCAAGCTCACCAAGGGCCTCGAGCGGCAGGTCGAGAAAGGACGTCTCGAGGCGGACGAACGCGACGCCATCCTCGGCCGGATCACGGCGACCGACGACATGAACGACCTCGCCGACTGTGACCTCATCCTCGAGTCGGTGGTCGAAGACCTCGACATCAAGAAGGACCTGTTCCGCTCCCTCGATCAGATCGCCAAGCCGGGCGCGCTGTTGGCCACCAACACGTCGACGCTGCCGATCGTCGAACTGGCGATGGTGACCGACCGGCCGGAGGCCGTGTGTGGCATCCACTTCTTCAACCCGGCCCCGATGATGAAGCTGGTCGAGGTGATCCGTCCGATCACCGCTGCCGACGACACGGTGAAGGCAGCGCTCGTCTTCGCCGAGTCGTGCGGCAAGGACGCCGTCGAGGTCGTCGATCGCGCCGGCTTCATCGTCAACGCCCTCCTCTTCCCCTATCTCAACAACGCGGTGAAGATGTGGGAGCAGGGCACGGCCTCCATCGAAGCGATCGATCTGGCGATGCAGGGCGGCTGCAACTTCCCGATGGGCCCGTTCGCGCTGCTCGACCTCGTCGGCCTCGACACCTCGGTGTCGATCCTCGAAGCGCTGTACGACGAGTTCCGCGACCCCAACTTCGCTCCCGCCACCACGATGAAGCGCATGGTGGTGGCTGGGCACCTAGGCCGCAAGACGGGGCGCGGTTTCCGCACATACTGA
- a CDS encoding beta-class carbonic anhydrase produces the protein MTTDDATFVPSVDDVMQANAEYASDFSGAGIPVRPGRKLAIVTCMDARIDAFAVMGLQNGESHIIRNAGGVITDDVIRSLCLSQRFLGTREIILVHHTDCGLQMVDEADFRDELEIELGVKPWWSLESFSDPYQDVRQSMQRVRMTPFIQYKDHVSGFVYDVTDGLLHPVDPGAATVPARGAT, from the coding sequence ATGACGACTGATGACGCCACGTTCGTTCCCTCCGTCGACGATGTGATGCAGGCCAACGCCGAGTACGCGAGCGACTTCTCGGGTGCCGGGATCCCGGTCCGACCCGGCCGCAAGCTGGCGATCGTCACGTGCATGGACGCACGAATCGATGCGTTCGCCGTCATGGGTCTGCAGAACGGCGAATCGCACATCATCCGCAACGCCGGTGGTGTGATCACCGACGACGTCATCCGCTCGCTCTGCCTCTCGCAGCGTTTCCTCGGCACCCGCGAGATCATCCTCGTGCACCACACCGACTGCGGTCTGCAGATGGTCGACGAGGCCGACTTCCGTGACGAGCTCGAGATCGAGCTCGGTGTGAAGCCGTGGTGGTCGCTTGAGAGCTTCAGCGACCCGTACCAAGACGTCCGACAATCGATGCAACGTGTCCGCATGACGCCGTTCATCCAGTACAAAGATCACGTGAGTGGATTCGTGTACGACGTGACCGATGGTCTGTTGCACCCGGTGGATCCCGGGGCGGCCACGGTGCCCGCCCGCGGAGCGACGTGA
- a CDS encoding Na(+)/H(+) antiporter subunit C has product MTILLAFTSAALFGLGTWLLLQRRLTRIVIGLGLIGHGTNILLLTSGGGAGLPPLIGKGDKKEFADPLPQALALTAIVITFGVTAFLLAMAYRSWQLTNDDVVADDLEDRLIAAARRVDSDVVDLETAQLERESDSAGDLDEGSES; this is encoded by the coding sequence ATGACCATCCTCCTCGCGTTCACGTCGGCGGCACTGTTCGGTCTCGGCACCTGGCTGCTGTTGCAGCGTCGCCTCACCCGCATCGTGATCGGTCTCGGCCTCATCGGCCACGGCACCAACATCCTGCTCCTCACGTCGGGCGGCGGCGCCGGACTGCCGCCACTCATCGGCAAGGGCGACAAGAAGGAGTTCGCCGACCCGCTGCCGCAGGCGCTCGCGCTGACCGCCATCGTCATCACGTTCGGTGTCACCGCGTTCCTCCTCGCCATGGCGTACCGCAGTTGGCAGCTCACCAACGACGACGTCGTGGCCGACGACCTCGAAGACCGTCTGATCGCTGCGGCACGTCGCGTCGACAGCGACGTGGTCGACCTCGAGACCGCCCAGCTCGAACGAGAGTCCGACTCGGCCGGCGACCTGGACGAGGGGAGTGAGTCGTGA
- the mbhE gene encoding hydrogen gas-evolving membrane-bound hydrogenase subunit E, translating to MFVLLLFHLLIGVSILVSGDRFGRRAFAVAALAPAVTVVWAATQWSDVVGNGAAGDVAGSGVPVTQSVGWISQLGLNLDLRFDAFALVMTLLVSGIGLLVCVYAYGYFSHIAPGQARLAGLMTIFAASMLGVVWADHLIALFIAWELTSITSYLLIGNDDTNPRARAAALQAIFITGAGGLALLAGLIILGQSAGTYRISEMLESPPSGGAVSAGLILVLLGAFTKSAQAPFGSWLPGAMVAPTPVSAYLHSATMVKAGVYLVARLSPILAGLGQWRVLVLVVGSVTMIVGGLRALRQHDLKLLLAYGTVSQLGFMMLLLGTGEYKIAQAGVVLLLAHGAFKATLFMLVGIIDHEAGTRDIRELHGFGAGWMPVKVMAVIGAASMAGLPPLLGFVAKEKGIDTYLEYGEFTGATAVLVVIVVGSILTFAYSARYVLGVFGYFGSADEPVTSRTVHAPPLVFSGPAMVLTAATVVLGLLPMLISDLTKTATLALDPHASPSTVKLWAGFNTAFVLSLVIIATGAALTALRGPVANVQAKLAAPLRKMPSTDDGFEATVRSIDTVANRVTRYIQSGSLPVYLLVILATVVTVPVIPMLGELDSLPEFVERPIHVPLVAVILGAAIGATLIRRRMAAVVMLSAVGFAMAGLYEAQGAPDLALTQFAIETLGTVLFVLVLRFLPSRFVDLAPAVVRPVRLAVSVLVACAIFVFAIVSTQARSDVPQESVSVEMIERSKPDGEGKNVVNVILVDFRGVDTMGEITVLLVAAVGAFALARSGRGRDDDESVVAPAEEAVSS from the coding sequence ATGTTCGTGCTGCTCCTCTTCCACCTGCTGATCGGCGTGTCGATCCTCGTCTCGGGCGACAGGTTCGGCCGTCGCGCGTTCGCTGTCGCCGCGCTCGCTCCTGCGGTCACGGTGGTCTGGGCGGCAACGCAGTGGAGCGACGTGGTCGGCAACGGCGCAGCGGGCGACGTGGCCGGGTCGGGCGTCCCCGTCACCCAGTCGGTCGGCTGGATCAGCCAGCTCGGGCTGAACCTCGACCTCCGCTTCGACGCGTTCGCGCTCGTCATGACGCTGCTCGTGTCGGGCATCGGCCTGCTCGTCTGCGTCTACGCCTACGGCTACTTCTCGCACATCGCGCCCGGCCAGGCTCGCCTCGCCGGGCTGATGACGATCTTCGCCGCGTCGATGCTCGGCGTGGTCTGGGCCGATCACCTGATCGCGTTGTTCATCGCCTGGGAACTCACGTCGATCACCAGCTACCTGCTGATCGGCAACGACGACACCAACCCACGGGCGCGTGCCGCCGCGCTCCAAGCCATCTTCATCACCGGCGCCGGCGGGCTCGCGCTGCTGGCCGGGCTGATCATCCTCGGGCAGAGCGCCGGGACCTACCGCATCTCCGAGATGCTCGAATCGCCGCCGTCGGGCGGTGCCGTGTCGGCCGGTCTGATCCTCGTGCTGCTCGGCGCGTTCACCAAGTCGGCACAGGCTCCGTTCGGCAGTTGGTTGCCGGGCGCGATGGTGGCGCCCACGCCGGTCAGCGCCTACCTGCACTCGGCCACCATGGTCAAGGCCGGTGTGTACCTCGTCGCACGTCTGTCGCCGATCCTCGCCGGGCTCGGCCAGTGGCGAGTGCTGGTGCTCGTCGTCGGCAGCGTCACGATGATCGTCGGCGGGCTGCGAGCGCTCCGCCAACACGACCTCAAGCTGTTGCTCGCCTACGGCACGGTGAGCCAGCTCGGCTTCATGATGCTGCTGCTCGGCACGGGCGAGTACAAGATCGCGCAAGCCGGTGTGGTGCTGCTGCTCGCACACGGGGCCTTCAAGGCGACGCTGTTCATGCTCGTCGGCATCATCGACCACGAGGCCGGCACGCGCGACATCCGCGAGCTGCACGGCTTCGGTGCCGGCTGGATGCCGGTCAAGGTGATGGCCGTGATCGGCGCGGCCTCGATGGCTGGTCTGCCACCGCTCCTGGGCTTCGTCGCCAAGGAGAAGGGCATCGACACCTACCTCGAGTACGGCGAGTTCACGGGAGCGACGGCGGTGCTCGTGGTGATCGTCGTCGGCTCGATCCTCACGTTCGCCTACTCGGCTCGCTACGTGCTCGGTGTGTTCGGGTACTTCGGCAGCGCCGACGAGCCGGTCACGAGCCGCACCGTCCACGCGCCGCCGCTCGTGTTCTCGGGTCCGGCGATGGTGCTCACCGCCGCCACGGTCGTGCTCGGACTGTTGCCGATGCTCATCAGCGACCTCACCAAGACCGCCACACTCGCGCTCGATCCGCACGCCTCGCCGTCGACCGTGAAGCTGTGGGCCGGGTTCAACACCGCCTTCGTGTTGTCACTCGTCATCATCGCCACCGGTGCGGCGCTCACCGCACTGCGCGGCCCGGTCGCGAACGTGCAGGCCAAGCTCGCCGCACCGCTCCGCAAGATGCCGTCGACCGACGACGGATTCGAGGCCACGGTGCGTTCGATCGACACCGTCGCCAACCGTGTCACCCGCTACATCCAGTCGGGTTCGTTGCCGGTGTACCTCCTCGTCATCCTGGCGACGGTCGTCACCGTGCCGGTCATCCCGATGCTCGGCGAACTCGACTCGTTGCCGGAGTTCGTCGAGCGTCCGATCCACGTGCCGCTCGTGGCGGTCATCCTCGGTGCCGCGATCGGTGCCACGCTCATCCGTCGTCGGATGGCCGCGGTCGTGATGCTGAGCGCCGTCGGGTTCGCCATGGCCGGTCTGTACGAGGCGCAGGGGGCGCCCGACCTCGCGCTCACGCAGTTCGCGATCGAGACGCTCGGCACCGTGCTGTTCGTGCTCGTGCTGCGGTTCCTGCCGAGTCGGTTCGTCGACCTCGCTCCGGCGGTCGTCCGCCCGGTGCGTCTGGCGGTGTCGGTGCTCGTCGCATGTGCGATCTTCGTGTTCGCGATCGTGTCGACGCAGGCCCGGTCCGATGTGCCGCAGGAGTCGGTGTCGGTCGAGATGATCGAACGCTCGAAGCCCGACGGCGAAGGCAAGAACGTTGTCAACGTCATCCTGGTCGACTTCCGCGGCGTCGACACGATGGGTGAGATCACGGTGTTGCTCGTCGCCGCTGTCGGTGCGTTCGCGCTCGCTCGCTCGGGTCGCGGTCGTGACGACGACGAGTCGGTTGTTGCGCCCGCGGAAGAGGCGGTGTCGTCGTGA
- the mbhE gene encoding hydrogen gas-evolving membrane-bound hydrogenase subunit E, with protein sequence MIPGVLALHLVATLVLIGTRDRFGRGVFAVAAAAPLVAAVWSLSLLTRGVTSTTSFTWVEGLDLDLAFRVDALSALLSFIVSGIGVLVFVYAAGYFSSTTREIGRFAATLLAFSTAMLGLVWADSVWTLFVFWELTSITSFLLVGHKHADPAARVAARRALLITASGGLALLAGLLVYADGASTRLRDLEVSTGTGATVAAVLVLVAAATKSAQTPFHVWLPGAMSAPTPVSAYLHSATMVKAGIIVLALLQPALADTGPWTPLGLAFGFSSMLWGAIGALRHVDAKLILAWGTVSQLGLMFALLSIGSAKATFAALSILVAHAVFKAALFMVVGEIDVRTGTRDVRELSGLWRSMPLAFGVALVSALSMAGVPPLLGFPAKEAAVEAGLGLSGGERVVVLVGVVGGSILTVAYTARFLLATFGSTRLPATPVADRRTPMAVTSAVLGVASVVGFVFLGDVGDIVRDAAVLIDPKAEVYSLIRWPGLTTAFVLSIVIVVVGTLVGLPLARVVDRVPRPFGADTVDATIHGVLRLARSVTGRIQHGSLPVYMVTGVFVAGLAALPFAGEIDPKVLVVWDHPMQGVLGLLVVVGAFGTVMVRGRLAAAFGLGAIGFGVAGLFVVEGAPDLALTQLLVETVVVVGFVVGLGRLRTEFPAVSGPWRSTRIAVSVLIGAAVSVGLAASASRPSGEPPLAELSDEAVSTGKGNNVVNVILTDMRALDTLGEIVVLVAVAVGMVSLARSASNDREAA encoded by the coding sequence GTGATCCCTGGCGTTCTCGCACTTCATCTCGTTGCCACACTCGTCCTGATCGGCACTCGCGACCGCTTCGGTCGAGGTGTCTTCGCCGTCGCCGCCGCTGCGCCGCTGGTCGCCGCGGTCTGGTCGCTCAGCCTCCTCACACGCGGGGTCACGTCGACCACGTCGTTCACGTGGGTCGAAGGGCTCGACCTCGACCTGGCGTTCCGCGTCGACGCGCTGTCGGCGCTGTTGTCGTTCATCGTGTCGGGCATCGGCGTGTTGGTCTTCGTCTACGCCGCCGGCTACTTCTCGTCGACCACCCGCGAGATCGGCCGCTTCGCAGCGACGCTGCTCGCGTTCTCGACCGCGATGCTCGGACTGGTCTGGGCCGACTCGGTCTGGACCCTCTTCGTGTTCTGGGAACTCACCTCGATCACGTCGTTCCTGCTCGTCGGCCACAAGCACGCCGACCCCGCCGCTCGGGTCGCCGCGCGGCGTGCCCTCCTCATCACCGCGTCGGGCGGGCTCGCGCTGCTCGCCGGTCTGCTCGTGTACGCCGACGGCGCGTCGACCCGTCTGCGCGACCTCGAGGTGTCGACCGGAACCGGAGCGACCGTCGCCGCCGTGCTCGTGCTCGTCGCAGCTGCGACCAAGTCGGCGCAGACCCCGTTCCACGTGTGGTTGCCGGGGGCGATGTCGGCACCCACGCCGGTGAGCGCCTACCTCCACTCCGCCACGATGGTCAAGGCGGGCATCATCGTGCTCGCGCTGCTGCAACCCGCGCTCGCCGACACCGGGCCGTGGACGCCGCTCGGGCTCGCGTTCGGTTTCTCGTCGATGCTCTGGGGAGCGATCGGCGCGCTGCGCCACGTCGACGCCAAGCTCATCTTGGCGTGGGGCACGGTGTCGCAGCTGGGCCTGATGTTCGCGCTGCTCTCGATCGGATCCGCGAAGGCGACCTTCGCCGCGTTGTCGATCCTCGTCGCGCACGCCGTGTTCAAAGCGGCGTTGTTCATGGTCGTGGGTGAGATCGACGTCCGGACGGGCACGCGTGATGTTCGCGAACTGTCGGGACTCTGGCGGTCGATGCCCCTCGCCTTCGGCGTCGCGCTCGTCTCGGCGCTGTCGATGGCCGGCGTGCCGCCGCTGCTCGGCTTCCCGGCCAAGGAGGCGGCGGTCGAAGCCGGCCTCGGGTTGAGCGGAGGTGAACGGGTCGTGGTACTCGTCGGCGTGGTGGGTGGCTCGATCCTGACCGTCGCGTACACGGCGCGTTTCCTCCTCGCCACGTTCGGTTCGACGAGGCTTCCGGCCACGCCGGTCGCCGATCGACGGACTCCGATGGCGGTCACCTCCGCCGTGCTCGGCGTGGCCAGCGTCGTGGGCTTCGTGTTCCTCGGCGACGTCGGCGACATCGTTCGCGACGCCGCGGTGCTCATCGACCCGAAGGCCGAGGTCTACTCCCTGATCCGGTGGCCCGGGTTGACCACGGCGTTCGTGTTGTCGATCGTGATCGTCGTTGTCGGGACTTTGGTCGGGCTGCCGCTCGCGCGGGTGGTCGATCGCGTGCCGCGGCCGTTTGGCGCCGACACCGTCGACGCAACGATTCACGGAGTTCTGCGTCTCGCCCGTTCGGTCACGGGGCGTATCCAGCACGGCTCGCTGCCGGTCTACATGGTGACCGGGGTGTTCGTCGCGGGGCTGGCGGCCCTGCCGTTCGCCGGCGAGATCGATCCGAAGGTGCTCGTCGTGTGGGACCACCCGATGCAGGGCGTGCTCGGCCTGCTGGTGGTGGTCGGCGCGTTCGGCACCGTGATGGTGCGTGGCCGACTCGCCGCTGCCTTCGGGCTCGGTGCCATCGGTTTCGGCGTGGCCGGACTCTTCGTGGTCGAAGGGGCGCCCGACCTGGCGCTCACGCAGTTGCTCGTCGAGACGGTGGTCGTCGTCGGGTTCGTCGTCGGACTCGGCCGACTCCGTACCGAGTTCCCGGCGGTGAGCGGCCCGTGGCGGTCGACCCGGATCGCGGTCTCGGTGCTGATCGGCGCGGCGGTGAGCGTCGGGCTCGCCGCGAGTGCGTCGCGCCCGTCGGGTGAGCCGCCGCTCGCCGAACTGTCCGACGAGGCGGTCTCGACCGGC
- a CDS encoding Na+/H+ antiporter subunit E codes for MQSALRIPAMMLWLTVLWIALWGSITWANVAGGLAVAVAVVLFARLDAASLKTTYFRPQWAAWYVLVLAWKLIDSNVRLAYEILTPGISTHTGIIAVPMRGGSEAVINLVANSITLTPGTMTIDIKRWDVDGDGIDDGEEDSVVLYIHGMYTRDIEAVRHDVLRLEALALRAFGNPSDYALAAKQVDDHEALLDSARAARRQNGERS; via the coding sequence ATGCAATCGGCACTTCGCATCCCGGCGATGATGCTGTGGCTCACGGTGTTGTGGATCGCGCTCTGGGGGTCGATCACCTGGGCCAACGTGGCCGGAGGTCTCGCCGTCGCCGTCGCCGTCGTGTTGTTCGCTCGTCTCGATGCCGCCTCGCTCAAGACCACCTACTTCCGTCCGCAGTGGGCGGCGTGGTACGTGCTCGTGCTGGCCTGGAAGCTCATCGACTCCAACGTGCGACTCGCCTACGAGATCCTCACGCCGGGCATCTCCACACACACCGGCATCATCGCGGTGCCGATGCGTGGCGGTTCCGAGGCGGTCATCAACCTGGTGGCCAACTCCATCACCCTCACGCCGGGCACGATGACCATCGACATCAAACGGTGGGACGTCGACGGCGACGGCATCGACGACGGTGAAGAAGACAGCGTCGTGCTCTACATCCACGGCATGTACACGCGTGACATCGAAGCGGTTCGCCACGACGTGTTGCGCCTCGAAGCACTCGCGCTACGCGCCTTCGGCAACCCCAGCGACTACGCACTCGCCGCGAAGCAGGTCGACGACCACGAGGCACTGCTCGACTCGGCGAGGGCCGCGCGACGTCAGAACGGAGAACGATCATGA
- a CDS encoding helix-turn-helix transcriptional regulator, producing the protein MLTDPQLEKPAWTFLTNHAHVLLAISRDPELRQRDIAHVVGITPGAVVRILHDLEEHGYVTAERVGRRNRYQINRDVKLRHPLESEHVIGDLITTLVD; encoded by the coding sequence ATGTTGACCGACCCGCAACTCGAGAAGCCGGCGTGGACGTTTCTCACCAACCACGCTCACGTCCTGCTCGCGATCAGCCGCGATCCCGAGCTACGTCAGCGCGACATCGCGCACGTCGTCGGCATCACACCTGGCGCGGTCGTCCGGATCCTCCACGATCTCGAGGAGCACGGATACGTCACCGCCGAACGCGTCGGGCGACGGAATCGCTATCAGATCAACCGTGACGTCAAGCTCCGACACCCGCTCGAGTCCGAGCACGTGATCGGCGACCTCATCACGACGTTGGTCGATTGA
- the mnhG gene encoding monovalent cation/H(+) antiporter subunit G, producing MEALDTIGDLLMILGSLFALLAGIGIHRFPDAYSRMHAAAKSPTLGLVLVAVGAALRIRTGTAVGTLALVAILQLLTSPVATHVAARAVHLRMNVPQDGIDELDRDERDALNRPTS from the coding sequence ATGGAGGCGCTCGACACCATCGGCGACCTCCTGATGATCCTCGGCTCGCTGTTCGCGCTGCTCGCCGGGATCGGCATCCACCGTTTCCCCGACGCCTACTCACGCATGCATGCCGCAGCGAAGAGCCCGACGCTGGGGCTGGTGCTGGTGGCGGTCGGTGCCGCGCTGCGGATCCGCACCGGCACGGCCGTCGGCACGCTCGCGCTGGTGGCGATCTTGCAGCTGCTCACCTCACCGGTCGCCACGCACGTCGCTGCTCGCGCGGTTCACCTCCGGATGAACGTGCCGCAGGACGGCATCGACGAACTCGATCGCGACGAACGCGACGCCCTCAATCGACCAACGTCGTGA
- a CDS encoding MnhB domain-containing protein yields the protein MRRLLVLDVSVRLLYPSIIVLSLYFLFSGHNQPGGGFVGGLTAAAAISLRYVSGGVTAVRRSFRLEPWTVLGGGLAMSVGTAIFPMLLGGSILEHGTFKAHPPLLGEVKATSALPFDVGVYFIVIGLVLMIFEAFGDDLDDELEMIEPLRPPATTVREEYRPLSQHAPASMWLDDDDGDGDAEAAADGAGGATDDGGMPS from the coding sequence GTGAGGCGCCTCCTCGTGCTCGACGTGTCGGTGCGGTTGCTCTATCCGTCGATCATCGTGCTGTCGCTGTACTTCCTGTTCTCCGGTCACAACCAGCCCGGTGGTGGGTTCGTCGGCGGTCTCACCGCGGCGGCGGCGATCTCGCTGCGCTACGTGTCGGGCGGGGTCACCGCCGTGCGGCGCTCGTTCCGGCTCGAGCCGTGGACCGTGCTCGGTGGCGGCCTGGCGATGTCGGTCGGCACCGCCATCTTCCCGATGCTGCTCGGCGGGTCGATCCTCGAACACGGCACCTTCAAAGCGCATCCGCCGCTGCTCGGTGAGGTCAAGGCCACCTCGGCGCTTCCGTTCGACGTCGGTGTGTACTTCATCGTGATCGGGCTCGTGCTGATGATCTTCGAAGCGTTCGGCGACGACCTCGACGACGAACTCGAGATGATCGAACCGCTGCGGCCTCCAGCCACGACGGTCCGCGAGGAGTACCGGCCACTGTCGCAGCATGCTCCGGCGAGCATGTGGCTCGACGACGACGACGGCGACGGCGACGCCGAGGCAGCGGCCGATGGGGCCGGCGGGGCTACCGATGATGGGGGGATGCCGTCATGA
- a CDS encoding Na+/H+ antiporter subunit D, with product MSDVLVPLPIVIPLFAAALTVMFARFRVVQRAIALLSLTSVVGVAVALLIHVDDESVVTMDAGAWPAPLGITFVVDRLSAIMVLTSSVMLLVVLLYAVGQRGVERDHPAFHPIYLVLAAGVSASFITGDMFNLFVAFEMMLAASYVLLTLGGRPDQVRAGMTYVVISLVASSMFIAALALLYAATGTVNMADLALRIPELSSGVRAGFSLLLIFVFGIKAGLFPLFFWLPDSYPTAPGPVTAIFAGLLTKVGVYAIIRTQTLLFPIDSQQGTMLLIIAGLTMLIGVLGALAQDDLKRALTFHIISQIGYMIFGLGLFTIAGITAVVFYIVQTILVKTNLFLVAGLIDRHAGQSRISKAGGIARSAPIIAVFFAVPALSLAGLPPSSGFAGKFALVDAGVGSQQWWIVTVALVVSLLTLFSMTKIWAGMFWGEPEAAPVAPDPHAGGPGVMVFATGITVALSVAFVVFAGPMYELAERAGSDLMNPSVYIDAVLGVDR from the coding sequence GTGAGCGACGTGCTCGTCCCGCTGCCGATCGTGATCCCGCTGTTCGCGGCGGCCCTGACCGTGATGTTCGCTCGCTTCCGCGTGGTGCAGCGCGCCATCGCGCTCCTCTCGCTCACCTCCGTGGTCGGCGTGGCCGTCGCCCTGTTGATCCACGTCGACGACGAGTCGGTCGTGACGATGGACGCCGGTGCGTGGCCGGCGCCGCTCGGCATCACGTTCGTCGTCGACCGACTCTCGGCGATCATGGTGCTCACGTCGTCGGTGATGCTGCTCGTCGTGTTGCTGTACGCCGTCGGTCAGCGAGGCGTCGAGCGCGACCATCCCGCGTTCCATCCGATCTACCTGGTCTTGGCGGCCGGTGTGTCGGCCAGCTTCATCACCGGCGACATGTTCAACCTGTTCGTCGCGTTCGAGATGATGCTCGCCGCGAGCTACGTGCTGCTCACGCTCGGCGGGCGCCCCGACCAGGTGCGCGCGGGCATGACCTACGTGGTCATCAGCCTCGTCGCGTCGTCGATGTTCATCGCGGCGCTGGCGCTGCTCTACGCCGCAACCGGCACGGTCAACATGGCCGACCTCGCGCTGCGCATCCCCGAACTCTCCAGTGGCGTGCGGGCCGGATTCTCGCTCCTGCTCATCTTCGTGTTCGGCATCAAGGCCGGACTCTTCCCGCTGTTCTTCTGGCTGCCCGACAGCTACCCGACCGCACCGGGTCCGGTCACCGCGATCTTCGCCGGGCTGCTCACCAAGGTCGGCGTGTACGCCATCATCCGTACACAGACGCTGCTGTTCCCCATCGACAGTCAGCAGGGCACGATGCTGCTGATCATCGCCGGGCTCACCATGTTGATCGGCGTGCTCGGTGCCCTCGCGCAAGACGACCTCAAGCGTGCGCTCACCTTCCACATCATCAGCCAGATCGGCTACATGATCTTCGGTCTCGGGCTGTTCACGATCGCCGGCATCACGGCCGTGGTGTTCTACATCGTCCAGACGATCCTCGTGAAGACCAACCTCTTCCTGGTCGCCGGACTGATCGACCGTCACGCCGGGCAGAGCCGCATCTCGAAGGCCGGTGGCATCGCGCGCAGCGCGCCGATCATCGCCGTGTTCTTCGCCGTGCCGGCGCTGTCGTTGGCGGGGCTCCCGCCGTCGTCCGGTTTCGCCGGCAAGTTCGCGCTCGTCGACGCCGGCGTCGGGTCGCAGCAGTGGTGGATCGTCACCGTGGCGCTCGTGGTCAGCCTGCTGACCCTGTTCTCGATGACCAAGATCTGGGCGGGCATGTTCTGGGGCGAGCCCGAGGCCGCTCCGGTCGCGCCCGATCCGCATGCCGGGGGTCCGGGCGTGATGGTGTTCGCAACGGGCATCACCGTCGCGCTGTCGGTCGCGTTCGTCGTGTTCGCCGGGCCGATGTACGAGTTGGCCGAGCGCGCCGGCTCCGATCTGATGAACCCCTCGGTCTACATCGACGCCGTGTTGGGAGTTGATCGCTGA
- a CDS encoding monovalent cation/H+ antiporter complex subunit F, with amino-acid sequence MNTAALVITSLAGLLFIARLLRGPALPDRVISVDGFVSTIVIGVTVASARPGTGVIESTVLVVALGGFVGTAVLARFIERRGG; translated from the coding sequence ATGAACACCGCTGCGCTGGTCATCACCTCGCTCGCCGGTCTGCTGTTCATCGCCCGCCTGCTGCGCGGTCCGGCGTTGCCCGACCGCGTCATCTCGGTCGACGGCTTCGTGTCGACGATCGTGATCGGGGTGACGGTGGCCTCGGCTCGGCCGGGCACCGGCGTGATCGAGAGCACGGTGCTGGTCGTGGCGCTCGGCGGATTCGTCGGCACCGCGGTGCTCGCCCGCTTCATCGAACGGCGAGGTGGGTGA